Below is a genomic region from Miscanthus floridulus cultivar M001 chromosome 1, ASM1932011v1, whole genome shotgun sequence.
ATAAGGTGCTTAAGTAAAGTTCAAATATTGGTTTGTCAGTATCCAACCAATTTGTTGGATATGGGAATTAATCATCTTTTTTGTCTAAATTTGCTCAATGTGAATTCCATGTAGACGTTGTATGACTGTGATGAAATGTTATCTAAATATCGTGAAGAGGCCATCTCTGTTCCAGTCCCAGCCGAGGAGCAAAATCTGGTCAACAGACACCATAAAGCTTTCTTGGACAATATGTCGGATGATCTTAAAACCACAGATGTTCTGGATGGTGAGGATGGCCTCACGGATCTGCTGAAGGCCATTAACAGCAATATGAATGATTTGAAGGTATGTTGGTACTGTTTCTTGCTACCATGTTCCAAGGTTTGAATTTTTAGGAATTGTATGTGGCATTACCCTTTTTCTTTGGATTTCGTGGTTGATATGACACCTTTTCTACTTTCAGAAGCTGCAACAAAAACTAGAGCAAGAGCAGAAGAAGCATCAGAAAAAGCAACAACAGAAGCAACAGCAAACACAGAAACAACCTGAAGATTACATTCAAGGTCTTATTGCTCTGGAGACAGAAATTAAAGATAAACTATCAGTACTTGGTCTGATGCCACCTTCATCTTTGTCAGAGGTACTAAAGCCACTGTCTGTCTATAACTAAATATAATCCAACTATGCTGTCCAATTATGATTACTACATGTTTCATGATCAAACTTTGATCCAACAGGTACTGAATCAATTGAAGGACAAAGCATTAAAGCGAGCAAATTTGACTGAAGAGCAATTGCAAGAGCAGATTCAGCAGAGAACTGTTGCGAGGAAGAACAAGCAGTTTGAGGTGTCTGACGGAATCAGGAAACATCTTGCTACTCTAGGCATTTCCCTTATGGATGAACCCACTTGTACATCATGGAGACCATGCGAACCAGAGCGGCCTGAAGAGTCAGGATCTGTAACTAGTGATCGTGTTCCTGGAAAAATTAACAAAAGCTCAGACCCGGCCTGAAGAGTCAGGATCTATAACTACTGACGCGGTAACTGAAACATTAGCCGATGCTCAGGTGCCACCTTAGGCTGATCAGCTTAGCGTGTCACATTTTGATGTGATATTCTGTAGAGGTTCACTGACCTGTTAAAACCTGTGTTTAGGGTTGTGTAAGAAGGGCTCCCCGTATACAGGACACATTTGGACAAGTTGTGTTCTCCATTTATAGATATAAAAATCCGGTAAAAACCATTTGTGCCAACAGAGGGATTAGTTGTACTTGGCCCTTGTGATCTTCTCTGGTTGTCCTGATACTGTTGATAAGTGTCTAATGGATATGTTTGTTGATGCTCCAGTATGGAATGGTGATTCTgtgctgatcaagcagctggccATCCGGCCGCAACAGATGCGACAGCACAGCTTGTGCGCTCAAATTTTTTCTTTCTTGAATACGCAATTGTGCGCTCAAATTTGTCGGCGAGGATTTGGTGTTTGAAGGTCCAAACATGCAACCAGCTTAAGGCCCTGTTTGATTTCTACAGGGGCGTCGAATATTTagacatggagtattaaatatagactatgaaactaattacataacttgtgaataatttgcgagacgaatcttttaagcctaattagtctatgatttggcaacgtgttgctacagtaaacatgtgctaatgatagattaattaggcttaaaaatcgtctcgcaaattagcctccatttatgtaattggttttgtaattaatctatatttaatgctttttattagtatctcaacattcgatgtgacataaattttaggagcgactaaagaaacAAACACCCCCTGAAAATGACAATTGCGTGTTTACGGATAGGCCTGCTTCTATCCTTATCCGACTCAAATCTGTCGGCAATGAGTTTCTCTTGTAATAATGCATGGGGCTCAATTTCTTTTTGTCagtgtcttttttttttggagTCATTGTTGGGAGCTGCGACCATTATCCATTCTAGATTGTGCGTGAGATATTTATTGGCTGATCAAGTCAACTGGGACtgggtcttttttttttttttgagggaactgGGACTGGGTCTTTTATCTACCATGTTCTGTCAGCTTAATCAAAACATTGCACAAAGCCGCCTCTGTACTATTGGTTCTGTCAGCTTAATCAAAACATTGCAACAAGTAATTGTGACGGACCAATTTTCTCACCCGGCTTCCGCAGGGCTGCTAGAAGTGAAGTCACTAGTGGACTCAAACTTGTTGAGCTTTCATAAATCGCGTAATTGCAATCGAGCCGCTCATGAGCTGGTCGTTCTGGGTTTGTGTTGTGTTGAGGGAGAAGAGCACATTACGTGCGACGTGTCGGAGAACATTGCTGACGATTTGTCAGCAAATGTGAATTGAGCATACCCAGGTTAAAAAAAAACATTGCACAAAGCCGCCTCTGATCTGTTGGCTTAGCAAAGTTCGCTTTCCTCAATAATGTCTGGGGCAAAGTAGACTTTTATGTTAGCGTATGAATCACGCCAAAATGCAAGTATAAACTATAGTTCGAAGCTTCATAATCTACACTTCTACACTTCGAtttgtctctctctttctctcctagCGTCCTGATAATCTCATTGTTTCCTCCATGGCTACCAACGCGAACGAAACACAATCGGCGACGAACCCGCTCTTCACCGTCATATTCGACGTGACGAACAACGACAACTACGGCGACTTCATCGCCGGCCTGCGGCACAGGCTAGGCAACCCGAGGCACTTCTCCCGCAACCGCCCCGTCCTCCCGCCGGTGGAGGCTGGCCAGCACCCGCCACGCCGCTGGTTCCACGTCGTGCTCATGACCCAGGCCGGCGCGCTCACGCTGGCCACGCGCGCCGACAACCTCTACCTGGAGGGCTTCCGGAGCCGCGACGGCACGTGGTGGGGGCTCACCCGCGGCCTCATCCCGGGCGCCACCTACCTGGGCTTCGGCGGCTCCTACCGCGACCTGCTCGGCGACTCGGACCGCCTCGCCAGCGTCGCCCTCGGCCCGCAGCAGATGACGGAGGCCGTCAACGCGCTCGCCGCGCGCGTCCCGGCCGACCTCGCCTCCGGCGCGGCGCAGCAGCGGGCGAGGGACGCGCTGCCGGTGCTGCTGCTCATGGTGCACGAGGCCACGCGGTTCGCGACCGTGTCGGGGCTCGTGGCCGGCCTGATGCACCCCAGGGCGGCGATGAAGAACGGCACCATCACCATGGAGATGAAGGCGCAGGTGAACGGGTGGCAGGACCTGTCCACCGCGCTGCTGCGGGCGGACGCGGTGACACCGGGGCAGTTCACGCCGTTCCAATGCATGGGTGTAAGGACGGTGGAGGAGGCCGCCGCGACGGTGGGGATACTGCTGTTCGTTGAGGTGCGCGGCGGGATGACGGCGGAGACGGCATTGCGGTTGTTCCGTGGgaactaagagcaactccagatcttcgttttttttttaaaaaaaaaacttcctaTTTTGactttattttttataaaaatctACTCCTGTCCAGCTTGTAGTAAACTTATCCTAAAAATAAGTTGGTAAGGgtacgtttggtttgaaaaatgagATGATTTATTTTCTTCTCACTCctcatttttttatttaatttatgAAATAGAATAAGTTGATTCATCGATTCCACTAAAATTTATAGAATGGATTCATGATGCATCATCTCATAAAGCAGGTCCACCAGCCAAGCACACTCGCTCAGTAATAACAGTAACAAAGCTCGGCGTAAAAGGCCATGCAGTAAATGGAGTACTACCGTGGACTAGTATATTTGTAAACCTTCCACGCTTTCTATACAAGACTAGAATGTCAAAAATTAGGACAGAAAAAATTGAAGCAACACTAAGCTATGAAGTACGAAGTGACTTTACAAACCAAACACACTAGCTTCGTAGTAACAATAACAAAGCTCGGTATAAAAGGCCATGCAGT
It encodes:
- the LOC136508019 gene encoding protein synthesis inhibitor II-like, whose amino-acid sequence is MATNANETQSATNPLFTVIFDVTNNDNYGDFIAGLRHRLGNPRHFSRNRPVLPPVEAGQHPPRRWFHVVLMTQAGALTLATRADNLYLEGFRSRDGTWWGLTRGLIPGATYLGFGGSYRDLLGDSDRLASVALGPQQMTEAVNALAARVPADLASGAAQQRARDALPVLLLMVHEATRFATVSGLVAGLMHPRAAMKNGTITMEMKAQVNGWQDLSTALLRADAVTPGQFTPFQCMGVRTVEEAAATVGILLFVEVRGGMTAETALRLFRGN